From the Pediococcus acidilactici genome, the window GAAATTATCAATGAAAATATTTTTGGTAATCACATTTTTGACCTCAATGCTTTTGTTAATTAATGGGGGATTAATTGTGAATGATAGTTTCCAGCAAGAAGTGTTGGGAGCAAAACAAGCGGTGATTGCCACTAACAGATTGGTGGCGAATCAGCTTTGGCAAAGCGACCAGCAACAAAATCAAGGTTTAACCAAGGGGCAGATAATTAATTTGGCAACGGTGACGCATACGAGCGTGGTTATATCTGGTGAAAAACGCGAACCTATTTACGAAAAGGGGGTTAAAGATCATGCTGGTAAAAAAATTTCGTTAAAGGATACTGATCGACAACAAGTTCAATTTCTGACTGGTAAAAGTAATTACGTGGTAGCTAGCTTGAAGGTCGAATTTAAAAAACATACTTACTACATATCTTCCTTGTCAAAAATAGATGCAATCATATTTAACCGAAATCAATTGATTCAAAAAATTTGGTTATACCTAACAATTAGTGTGGGGGTCAACTTGTTGTTGACCTATTTTGTCATGCAACGAATGCTAAAACCAATCCGGTTGCTAAAGTCGTCAAGTCGCCTTTTCCAATTAAACAACCATGAATTTGTCCCTTTAAAAGTCACTGGGGATGATGAGTTAGCAGATTTAACTAAAGCCTATAACTTGATGGCAATGACAATTAAACACAATTTGGAAAAAGCTGAAGAACAAGCCTTATTACAAAAACAGTTTTCCCGTAACTTAACCCATGAAATTAATACGCCTTTAACAATTATCTTGGGTTATGCAGAATTGTTGCAACGTGACCAAATGGATAAGCACGAAAAGCAGGAGGCGCTAAATTATATAATTGAAGAGAGTAGTCGGCTACAAAAGTTAGGGTCTCGGCTGAAACAATTAATTCAATACGAACACGCTCAACCACATTGGGAAACTTATGCAACTGAAGATTTAGCAAGCATGATTAAGCAAATGATTACGGGGATAAAGCAAAAAACCGATAAAGATTTTAAGTTCAAACTAGATTTGGCTGCTTCTAAACTCCAAATTGATCAAGCGTTATTCAAAGAGCTGATGATTAACTTATTAGATAATGCGATTCAAGCGCTACCTGAAAATGAGGGGTGTTTAAAGGTGTCTGGAAGCCTTTTGCAAGATACATATCAACTTCAGCTTGTTGATAATGGAAAAGGGATTGATACAGAAATGATGAACCGCGTTTTTGACCCGTTTGTTTCGGGACAGAAATATGAGGGCAATCATCTAGGGTTAGGCTTGGCGATAACTCGTCAGATTGTGACTAGTCTAAATTGGCGTATTACGATTGGAAATACAAAAACCGGAGGCGCTAGGGTGAATATAACCATACCAAGAGAGGTAAATGTTAATGAAGAGTAAGCGTAAAAATTTCATTTCACTTCTGGTATTTTTGCTTTTGTTAGGTTTAGGGGCTTTGGGCTTCTATTGTTGGATTGAAAGTAGTAGCCAACATTTTTATCAGCAACAGGCTCAAATAATTGATTACACAGTTAGCAAGGATACAGAAAAGCTAAGTCGCAGTCAGGTTATCCGATTGACGAGCCAAACAAAACCTGTTTTTTTAAATGATAGTCCTAAGCTTAACCCACACCAAGTTGATGAATTGATTACAAAAACCACTTCCATAGTTGGTCCCATTGATCACTTGTCTATTATTAGAGTTCAACCGAAAGTTTATTACGACAATACAGGAAAAGCAGTAACAACTTGGTTGGTACAAGGTTTAAGTGACGAAAGCGAGTTTGACTTTGAAATAAAAAAAGATATGCAACTGATTTTGAATTTCAATTGGACATCGGATAGCTTGACCCCTAAAGCTGATTTAGGGAAAATAGCACAAAACTTTAATAAGCAGTTAGGGATAAAAATGAAGCAACAAAAGCAAATTAATAAAAATACCTTTGTAATGACGTATCCGCATCAAATTACCTATCAGGTACGGCGAAGTCAGACAAACATCTCAATTACTAACATTAGCAACACTGGTAGCTAAATAACATCGGTTTCCTATGTAGGATAGTTTAATTGATTGGGCATTCCTATTTAATTTAGTAGTTCGCCTTCTTAAGGAGGCTTTCTATTCTTGGTAAGAAAGTTATTTTTAAGCAATCTTCGCTGGAAGATTGTTTTTTAGTTATTAACGTAAATTTTGGACGAAATACCCTTTAACAATACGTTGGTAAACTTTCATCAAACGTTATCATTAGCGGCTATGAAACATTATATTGTTTAATATCTAGATTTTGAGGAACTACCTGCATTTTCATAGCGCCTGATAAAATTAAAATGCTTGTGGAAAACCGTTTATATATTTTTTATATAGTTTTAGCGATTCTAACATGAACCCCGCCATTTTTTGGAAAAATCAGTTAGAATAGAGGTAACAAATTGTTCGAGGAAGATTGAGGTATGAAAACAATTATTCATAACGATTGGCAACAGGTTTTAGAAAGTGAATTTGAAAAAGATTATTACGCAAATCTCCACCAATTTTTAAAGCAGGAGTACGCAACCCAAAATATTCATCCCGATATGTACCACATTTTCCAAGCGTTCGAATGGACGCCCTTTTCGGAGGTGAAGGTAGTCATCTTGGGGCAGGATCCATATCATGGACCTCACCAAGCGCACGGACTAAGTTTTTCAGTGCGCCCGGGAGTGCCGGTACCCCCGTCTTTACAAAATATCTACAAGGAATTACAGGATGATTTAGGAGTCAAACCCGTACAACACGGATACCTGAAGAAATGGGCGGACCAAGGAGTGCTGTTGCTTAACTCCGTATTAACGGTGCGCAACGGCCAGGCCTTTTCACATCAAGGTCACGGCTGGGAACGGTTAACCGACACGGCAATTAAACGGTTATCGGAACGTGAAAAACCGGTGATCTTTATTTTGTGGGGGCGGGCTGCGCGTGACAAGATCAAGTTAATTGACCAGTCCAGAAACATTATTATTCAATCTGCACATCCCAGTCCATTGTCGGCTTACCGGGGCTTTTTTGGTTCCAAGCCGTTTTCCAAAACCAACGCGGCACTGGAAGCAATGGGGGAAAAGCCGATTGATTGGCAACTACCAGAACACGTAGAAGAGGAAAAATAAATGCAAACTTATCAATTACGAAACGAAGAAATGACCATTGAATTTGGCAAAATGATTGGTAAACTTCTGCATCCTAACGATGTGGTTGTGTTAGACGGAGATCTCGGAGCGGGAAAGACCACCTTAACGAAGGGCATTGCCCAGGCTTTGGGAATTAAACGTTACGTAAAAAGTCCCACCTACACGATCATTCACGAATATCATGACGGACGCATGCCGTTATACCATATTGACGCCTACCGGTTGGAAGACGGCAATGCCGACGACATTGGCTTAGAAGAATACTTTGAAAGCGACGGGGTTACCGTCATTGAATGGGCCCAGTTTATTAAGGAATATTTGCCCGAAGAATATTTAAAGATTGGTTTGGACCGCAATCATGATAATACGCAACGGTTTCTGACTATCGAACCGAATGGTGAACGGTACCAGCAATTTGAAAAATTCCTTGAGGATCAAATTAATGGCCAATAGGGAAGACGAAGTTTACCTAACGGAGGGAGCCCCTGAAGACGCCCAAGCCACCGTGGAGCTAATTGACCAATTAGAAACGGAGACGGATTCAATTGAGTTTGACCCCACTATTCACCGGCTCGAACTCAAATTAGTGCAACAAAATTTAGCGTTAATTCAGCAAAGTCCGACTAACTTTTTATTGTTGGCAAAGTTGGGGGAGACTCCAATCGGCTTGCTAACGATTGTGGAAACGGACGCTAAAAAAGGGCAGGCAGAGTTGGGAGTCGGCGTGCTTAAAAAATATTGGCACAATGGCATTGGCACCTTGCTAGTTGATGAAGCGTTGTACTGGGCCCAAAATTATAGCGACCTATCGACCATTTGGCTAGACGTCCTGACGGATAACGAGCCGGCCATCCACCTATACGAAAAGATGGGCTTTACAACTAAAAAAGCCCCGATCAAGGATGACCAGGGCCGGAGTTTGAAACGGATGGCACGCAAGCTTAGCTAACTTTACGGATAAAGCTGCTAATGGCGTCTGCGCCGAATTGCTTCTTCTCGTATAGCAAGATGTTCGCACAAGCCAAACTATCGTCTAAAGCGTTGTGGTGGTGCTCTAATTCAATTCCTAAATTGTCACAGAGCGTGTTGAGCTTGTGGTTAGGATAATTAGGAAAGAAACTGCGGGATGTTCGCAAAGTGTCTAAGGTTTGGTACGGTAGCCGGTTGAGCTCGTAACGCTCCAGAGTTTTCTTTAAGACGCTGTTATCAAAATTGGCGTTGTGGGCCACGACTAGTTGGTCAGGAGTGAAGAACGGCTGTAAAATCGGCCACAGCTCTGGAAAAGTGGGCGCGTCCTGCACGTCTTCCTCATGGATACCATGTACTTGAACGTTTCGCCAGTGAAATTTGGTTTCCGGATTAATTAAAGAGTACAGTTCGTCGGTGATTTGATCGTTTTGAACCACCGTTAACGCAATCGAACATGCGCTAGCCCGCGCAGGTGCGGCAGTTTCAAAATCAATGGCAACAAAGTTCAAAAATATCACTGTCCTTATATTATTTTAAGTCAAGTTTAACGAATAAAGATTAGTGCGTAAAGGAGTTTTTCCAATGATTAAAATTGGGGTAATCGGATTAGGAAACATCGCCCAGAAGGCATATCTGCCAGTGGACAGTCAGTTGCAGGATCGTTTTGAATGGTACCTGGTTAGCCGGCAAGCTGATAAGTTGCACCACTTGCAAAAGCGATATGGGTTTCAACACGCCACGACCCGGATGGATGATTTGCTTGACGAAAATGTACAGGCAGTTTTTGTGCACACCGCTACTACCACCCATTACACGATTGTGAAAAAGTTTTTGCAACGGGGGATTCATGTGTATGTGGATAAACCAATTTCGGAAAATTTGGCCGAAGTGGAGGAGCTTTACCAAATTGCTGCAGACCACCACGTGTTATTAACCTGTGGATTTAATCGACGGTTTGCCCCGCTGCACCAAACGCTAGGACAGTTAGGAACTCCACATTTAGTTCGGGCAACTAAAACGCGGGTGGCGGAAAACCAAAGTATTCAATTTGCCATCTATGATTTAATGATCCACGTAATTGACTTAGTTCAATTTTTGATGGGATCGAAAAAAGTAGAATACGTGGATGGACGGCTACGCGAACAAGATGGTCGGCTAGTTTGGGCGAAGGTCGAACTAACTAATGGTTTTACTTCCGGCACGGCGCAGATTGATTTGCGCGCTGGCGCGAATACCGAAGTGGCAGAAATGATTAGCAATCACGGTGTCGACCGGGTGGAAAATTTACAAACGTTGACATCCGATCACGACGGACAACGGACGATTCAAAGTACGCCGGATTGGCAAAAAATGCTGGTGACGCGGGGATTTGCGCCGTTGATTGAAGCTTTTTTGCGGGCGGTAGAAAACGGTGGTCCGAACCCGGTATCACCCGCTTCGGCCATTCAAGCCCATACGCTGTGTGACCGTTTAATCCAGAGTATGAAAGTGATAAAATAAGCAAAGAGATTTTTCGGTGAATCGTTAGGATTCATAATGTAAATGAGGTAAGAGGGGAAAAGTAAGATGGATCAATCAATAACCGCGGCATTTCCAGAAATTAAGGTCTACGAAAACGAACCGTTATCAAAATATACCAACACACAAACGGGTGGACCAGCGGATTTACTAGTATTTCCCAAGTCGGTTACTGAAACCAAACAACTGATGATTTGGGCTAAAGAAACCGCCACACCCCTAACGGTGATTGGAAATGCGAGCAATTTGATTGTGCGCGATGGTGGGATTCGCGGACTAGTTTTGATTTTAACTAAGATGGATAATATCCAGGTCAACGGCAATACGGTAATTGCGGAAGCAGGTGCGGCCCTAATCCAAGCCACCGAAGTAGCTTACCAATCGGGACTGACCGGTTTTGAATTTGCCGCTGGGATCCCAGGCTCGGTAGGCGGGGCAATCTTTATGAATGCCGGAGCTTACGGCGGTGAAATTAGCGAGATTGTGGAAAGCGCCGAAGTGTTGACGCCAGAAGGCAAAGTCAAGCGGCTCAACAACCACGAGTTAGATTTTGGTTACCGCCACAGTAGCGTGCAGGATTATCACGATGTGGTAATTTCGGCAGCGTTCAAGCTACGGCCTGGTGACCAAACCAAAATTCGGGCCCGGATGGATGAATTGAACCGGTTGCGTGCTTCCAAGCAACCCCTTGAATATCCGTCATGTGGGAGTGTATTCAAGCGGCCAACCGGTTACTTTACCGGAAAGTTAATTCACGAAGCTGGTTTGCAAGGCTTTACAATTGGTGGTGCCCAAGTTTCTCAAAAGCACGCCGGATTTATTATTAACATCGGGAACGCTACGGCAACCGATTATCTAGACGTGATCCATCACGTGCAAGCAACGGTATTCAAGCAGTTTGGAGTTAAACTGGAAACCGAAGTTCGAATCATTGGTGAAGAAAAATAAATTAAATATTTAAACGAAGTGACCTCCGATTTGGCTAGCGGCTGAAATGCGGTTATGCACATTTGAAGCGTGAATGTGTGATAAATTACCCCCCCGCAACAAATAGGAGGTCACTTTATATTCTCTCTGGTATAATTATCCCTGAATATGAATTTGGAGGGACAGGTATGAACATAAATTGGTCCCAGTTGTTAACTTGGAGCGACGTCATCAATATTATTGATGTACTCGTGGTTTGGTTTGTAATTTATGAATTGATTATGCTGCTGCGGGGAACCAAGGCGGTACAGTTATTTCGCGGAATTATCGTCATTATTATAATAATGGCGGGAAGCTGGTACATCGGCTTAAGTACGGTCTACTGGATTATGAATCAGGTCATCAATTGGGGAGTAATTGCGATGGTGATCATCTTTCAACCAGAAATCCGTCGGGGACTAGAACACCTCGGACGCGGCTCGATTTTTGCAAAGAACCATTCGCAAAAAGAGGCTGAAGAAAAGATGATCCAGGCGTTGGACAAAGCGATTCAGTACATGGCTAAGCGTCGGATTGGGGCGTTGGTTTCAATTCAGATGGAAACCGGGTTGGACGATTACATCGAAACCGGAATTCCGCTGGACGCCGACGTTTCGGGAGAACTGTTGATCAACATTTTTATCCCCAACACCCCGTTACATGATGGCGCGGTGATTATTAAAAATGGCAAGATTGCCGTTGCGGCAGCGTACTTGCCGTTATCACAAAGCAATTTAATTCCTAAGGAACTTGGAACACGGCACCGGGCGGCAGTTGGGATGAGTGAAGTTACCGACGCGCTTACGATTGTGGTCTCGGAAGAAACTGGTGAAGTTTCCATTATGAAGGATGGCGAATTACTGCGCGATATGTCACAAGAATCCTACTTACGTTATTTCCGGACCCAATTAATTACTAGTGATGAAGGGCCTACGCCGTTCTTTACTTCAGTTACGGAAAATATTTCGGCCTTCTTTAAAGGGAAAAGGGGGCGTCACTAAATGAAAAAGTTTTTTACCCAAAATTTTAGTTACCGGTTAATTGCGCTGGTTTTGGCTCTCCTGTTGTTTGCGTACGTGAAGACCGATCACCTCACTTCAACGCGGGTGTCCGGGACCGACGCAACGCAGAATAAAACCGCGTTGATGTCCACCAAGACGGCCACAATTACCATGCCGGTAGATTTAGACGTGGACTCAAGTAAGTACGTAGTTAGTGGGTATCAAGAACGGGTTAAGATTACGCTGACCGGTTCAAGTGCAATGATTACCACCTTAACCAACACCCGTAACTTTAAGGTATACCTCGCGCTGCAGGACTATGCCCCTGGCAAGCATACGGTTAAATACCAAGTGGAAGGACTTGGCAAAGATATTCGCTACCGAATCCAACCAGAAAAATCGAAAATTACGATTGCCCATCGGAAGACGAAGAAGTTCGAAATTCGTTATCGTTACGACACTAACATGGTGAAGGAAGGCTATGAAATGGGAAACGTGAAGACTTCGGTAACGACGGTTCAAGCGACGGGATCGGCATCGGAAATTGACCGAATTAGTCAGGTGGTTGCCGACGTTAACGTCCCTAGCAACACGACAGAGGATATTTCTGCACGTTCCGTGTTGCAAGCTTTGGACTCAAACGGTAACATTGTAAACGTAGTGTTGACTCCACAATCGGTAAACGTGACGATTCCAGTTTCTAAGTCAAAGACGGAAAAAGCTAAGGAATCTAACGAAGTAAACAGTCAAGCTACGTCCTCTTCTAGCAGTTCGGAAAAATCAGCAAGTAGCGCCGCTTCTTCCAGCAGTGAGGCAAGTTCTTCAAGTTCGGCAAGCAGCGACGATGGTTCGTCTACTGACAGTAGCAGCGGGGATGGTAGTACGGACCTTCAGTAACAAGGTTAGCTTAACGGGCTGATTTTATAATTTAGATAATGAGTTAAAAGAGATTGACGGCGGGCTTTCGGAGCCTTGCTGCAAAAAAGGAGATTTTCAATAATGAAATTGAAGTATTTTGGTACAGATGGAGTTCGTGGGATTGCAAACGAAACGTTGACACCAGAACTAGCTTTCCAATTGGGAAGAACTGGCGGATACGTATTAACTAAGCACGCCAAAGATGCCGACCAGCGGCCCCGCGTGCTAGTTTCACGGGATACTCGGGTTTCTGGCCAATTGTTAAAACACGCCTTGATTTCAGGTCTTTTATCGGTAGGGATCGAAGTAATGGATATGGGAATTGTTACTACCCCCGGGGTTGCTTACTTGGTTCGTAAGCAAGAAGCTGACGCCGGAGTGATGATTACGGCTTCCCATAATCCGGTAGAAGACAACGGAATTAAGTTCTTTGGTTCGGACGGTTACAAGTTATCTGACGAATTAGAAGCTGAAATCGAAGTTCTCTTAGATGCGGAAAAAGATAACCTTCCACGGCCATCAGCTAAGGGGCTGGGCTCTGTAACGGATTACCCTGAAGGTGGGTTAAATTACACTGCTTTCTTGGAACAAACGATTCCCGACGACCTAGAAGGGTTACATATCGCGGTGGACGCTGCTAACGGTGCTACTAGCGGCTACGTTTCCCAAATCTTTGCTGACTTAAATACTGAATTTGAAACGATGGCAACCAACCCCGATGGTTTAAACATTAATGCGGGAGTCGGCTCGACCCATCCAGAAGCTCTAGCAAAATTCGTGGTTGAAAAGGGCGCGGATATGGGAGTTGCCTTTGATGGGGACGGTGACCGTTGTATCGCGGTAGATGAAAAGGGAAATATCGTCGACGGCGACAAGATTATGTACATTTGCGGGAAGTTTTTAAGCGAACGGGGTCGTCTTAAAGAAGACACCGTGGTAACGACCGTAATGAGTAACCTCGGAATGTACAAAGCGTTAGAAAAACACGGTATGCATTCGGTTAAAACCCAAGTTGGTGACCGCTACGTAGTGGAAGAAATGTTGAAGGATGGTTATAACCTTGGTGGGGAACAATCTGGCCACATTATTTTCTTAGACCACAACACTACCGGGGATGGCATGCTTACGGCTATCCAATTAATGTACGTGGTTAAGCAAACTGGTAAAAAACTTTCCGAATTAGCTGCTGAAGTAACTACGTACCCTCAAAAGTTAGTTAACGTACGGGTCCAAGATAAGAAATTAGCGCTTGAAAACCAAGCCATCAAGGACATCATCAAGAAGGTTGAAGACGAAATGGCTGGCGAAGGCCGGGTATTAGTACGCCCTTCTGGAACCGAAGACTTGCTTCGGGTGATGGCGGAAGCTCCTACTGAAGAAGCGGTTAACCAATACGTTGACCGAATTGTTGCGGTAGTTAAGAGCGAAGTTGGCGTTGATTAATGGCCATAATTAAATTGTAGTAAAACGAAACGGGCGGAGAAAATCTCCAGCCCGTTTTTGATTGTCTAATAAAATAGGTTGGGGGTAAAAAAATTTAAGGGCCCTAACCCCTTGTGCTATACCTATTCCCACATTTGATATATACCAATTATGAAAAATAATGTTTGACAATCGCCTTAAGCGGTAATATATTAAGAATCGTTAATTATACCAATTATATAAAAATAAATAGATGGATTTAGGAGAACGGAGATTATGTGTGGAATTGTTGGAGTAACAGGTAGAGCAGATACGACCAATCTTTTAGTAAATGGTTTAAAAAAATTAGAGTACCGGGGATATGACTCTGCGGGAATTTACGTGAATAATGGTCAAGGTAAGGATTACCTAGTTAAAGCACAGGGGAAGATTCAAAACCTAGAAGATAAGCTTACCGCCGACGTGAACGGTAGTGCCGGAATTGGGCACACGCGCTGGGCAACGCACGGAATTCCGAGCGTGGCTAACGCACACCCACATTTTTCAGCAGACAACCGCTTTTACCTTGTACACAACGGGGTTATCCAAAACTTTAAGGAATTGAAGCAAACTTACTTAGCGGACGTGCCTTTCCAAAGTGATACCGACACCGAAGTGGTAGTTCAATTAGTTGACCACTTCGCTAAAGAAGGTTTATCGACCATGGATGCTTTCAAGAAAACTTTGAGCTTGTTGAAGGATTCTTCATACGCGTTCGTTTTAATGGACCGGGAAATGCCGGACACCCTCTTTGTAGCTAAGAACAAGAGCCCGCTGTTAATTGGGGTTGGCGACGACTTTAACGTAGTTTGCAGCGACGCTTTAGCAATGATCAACGTAACGAAACGGTTTGTGGAGTTGCACGATGGTGACGTGGTTAAAATCACCCCTGACAAAGTGGAGTTATTTGATGCGGATGGTCAAGCAATTCAACGGGATCCTTTTGAAGTTGACATTGACCAAGCTGATGCTGATAAGGGAACTTACCCATACTACATGTTAAAAGAAATTGACGAGCAACCAGCCGTAATCCGGCGTATAGAAGAAAAGTACCTTGATCCTGAAGGCGCAATTCATTTTGATGAAGCGATGTTAAACAAGCTTAACCAAGCTGGTAAAATTTACATTGTGGGTGCGGGAACTAGTTATCATGCTGGATTAGTGGGCAAGAAGTTATTGGAACGCTTTGCCAAGGTGCCAACGGAAGTGGTGCTAGCATCCGAATTTGCCTACGACAATCCAATTATTGAAAAAGATGCCTTCTTCATCTTCCTTAGTCAAAGTGGTGAAACGGCTGATAGTCGGCAAGTTTTAGTCCGGGTAAATGATGAATGGCAAAAGCCAAGTCTCACGATTACTAACGTGGCTAACTCAACGTTGGCGCGCGAAGCAGAATTCTCGGCAACCTTAGAAGCGGGTCCAGAGATTGCGGTAGCGTCGACCAAGGCCTACACCGCGCAAATTGCCGTAGAAGCACTCCTAGCGGTAGCGATGGGGCGGATGAAGCAAATCAATGCGGCAACTGATTTTGACATTGCAGGACAATTAAGCATGGTGGCAAACGCAATTCAAACGGTGGTGGATGAAAAGGCAGCTATCGAACAGTTAGCTAAGGACACCCTTTTAGAAGCTCGTAACGCATTTTACATCGGCCGGGGGTTAGATTATGCGGTAGCACTAGAAGCTTCCCTTAAGCTTAAGGAAATCTCTTATATTCAAGCAGAAGGCTTTGCAGCTGGTGAATTGAAGCACGGCACAATTGCCCTAATTGAAGAAGGAACACCGGTCATTGGCATTATCACTCAAGAAAAGACTGCCGACCACACCCGGAGTAATTTAGAAGAAGTAATCTCACGCGGAGCGCAGGTAATTACCTTTGCTAGTCAAAGCCTTGCTAAAAATACGGATGACGTAATCCTTCCTGACGTTGACGAAATGTTGATGCCACTGGTTAGCGTTATTGCGGCACAATTATTGGCTTACTACGCATGCTTACAACGGGGTTACAATGTTGACCAGCCACGTAATTTAGCTAAAAGTGTCACGGTAGAATAGGAGGAAAAGGGATGTGCGGTCGCCTAAATTTTAATTTAAATATTTTTGAAATTTAGGTTGACATTATTATGTGTAAGCGCTAACATTAATGTCGTAAGGTAGTGGCGCATCTCCTACCTGCACAATCAATTCTCTTTCTCTCTTATGCTGGATCCGACTCGTACAAGTCCGGATCCTTTTTTATTACGATAATTCTAGACAGAAGCCAGTTGCGCACTTTATACTAGGTAACTGGAGGCGAGAGAATGAAGAGTAACGAAACATTTACCTTGATTCAGGAAATTACCCGTTTGGATGGCACTAAATACATTGAAATTGGTAACATGATGATGAATGGTCGTGCTGAATTAGCGGCCGAACGAGGTTATATTAAATCAGTGCGGATCATGCAATTAAACATTTCGCATTCACAGCACGTAATTAATTATGAAAAATACATCGGGGAACGCTACGAAATGC encodes:
- the glmS gene encoding glutamine--fructose-6-phosphate transaminase (isomerizing); translated protein: MCGIVGVTGRADTTNLLVNGLKKLEYRGYDSAGIYVNNGQGKDYLVKAQGKIQNLEDKLTADVNGSAGIGHTRWATHGIPSVANAHPHFSADNRFYLVHNGVIQNFKELKQTYLADVPFQSDTDTEVVVQLVDHFAKEGLSTMDAFKKTLSLLKDSSYAFVLMDREMPDTLFVAKNKSPLLIGVGDDFNVVCSDALAMINVTKRFVELHDGDVVKITPDKVELFDADGQAIQRDPFEVDIDQADADKGTYPYYMLKEIDEQPAVIRRIEEKYLDPEGAIHFDEAMLNKLNQAGKIYIVGAGTSYHAGLVGKKLLERFAKVPTEVVLASEFAYDNPIIEKDAFFIFLSQSGETADSRQVLVRVNDEWQKPSLTITNVANSTLAREAEFSATLEAGPEIAVASTKAYTAQIAVEALLAVAMGRMKQINAATDFDIAGQLSMVANAIQTVVDEKAAIEQLAKDTLLEARNAFYIGRGLDYAVALEASLKLKEISYIQAEGFAAGELKHGTIALIEEGTPVIGIITQEKTADHTRSNLEEVISRGAQVITFASQSLAKNTDDVILPDVDEMLMPLVSVIAAQLLAYYACLQRGYNVDQPRNLAKSVTVE